The DNA region CGACCAAAAGGACACTCGTGTTCATCCGCACGGCAGGAATTCTCCCGCACAATCTTAGCATATTGTTGGGTATAGTTTCGAGCAAAGTACACCATGCAATCCAAAGCCAATATGCCTGAAAGAAGAGTTTTTGGTTAGCATATTAAGTTACCTCAATCAATAGCATTTCCATACCCGGTGGCGTCTCAATAAAATCCTGTGCAGGATTAATGTCGCATTTAAAACCAAGTTTTTTGTAGTACTGCGAAAAGTTGACGTTGCCTGCTCCTGAGCCACCACCACGGCGGATGTGATCGTCGTTCTGATTCAAAGCATTGGTATGATCATCGAAGGCGATGCGACGCAGCTCCTTTATCTTCTCGTGGGCATCCTGGTCCTGGGCGTTCATTTTCATGCGCATCCGCTTCTCCAGGAGGCCAAGGGTCAGCGTTTGCAGCACGTACAGCTGGTGGGTCATCTCGGTGCCGAGTCCGTTGCCAATGAGGGCCAGGCGAAACTGCTTGGCGCTGATTGTGTGGGCGATGGTCCTTCGTCGGGATTCGTCTGCTTTGACGAACAGTGCGTTTAGAAGAGCGATGGCATTCTGTCGCATCACCGGTGAGTTGACTTCCTGTAACAGGCGTAATATGTCCTGGAGCTTGATATCCGCAGCGACCAGGACGTGTTTATTGCTGCACATGACAATGTTCTCAAGGTTGGAAAGGGCGCTTTCTCCGCAATTTGTGGGGTACTTCTGGAAGTTCCTCACAATCTCAATGTTGCGGGCCACGAAAGAGTTTTCCGGCACTTCCCAGGAAACAGTGCCATGCTCCATCAGCTCGACGAAACTGGCCAAGCTGTACTTGAGAATATCCTCGTTGTTCTGGCCGGGATCCTCGATCATCTTGATGAGTGTGTCGAGCCCCTTTTCCTTGATGAACTCTAGGGCAAAGGTGTGATCAGTGCTGAGGGAGGTGAGCTCCTTAAGGCGCTGCGCCTTCTCCTGGGGACTGCCATTCAGCAGGATCTCCATGGCATCGCTGGCCGTCTTGGAGGGCGAGTACTGCAGCCGCAGTACGGAGCCGTTCTTGATCTCATTGCGGTTCTTCTCGGTCACGTACTTTTGGTTGTTGGACTCGCAGAACTGGAGGGCGTAGTTCTGGTGATCGCTGATGGACCAACCGTTGCATATGTCCTGGATTTTACCTGAAAGGGAAAGAGCGATAAGTAAAATACAAATAACTGACTTCCTGTGTAATTATATGCTTTGCATATTAATGAGGAGTGGGAAATGGGAAGGCGCTGACATCACGATAACACTTGAGCGTATGTATAGTAAAGGGCGTTGGTTATGGGTTTTCCGTTTTTAGCTTGTATCCGCAACAATTAATCCCAATCTTTTTTATCTTCATGTTCGGAAATTACTTGGATTTATTTAGTTGGGTTTCTTTATTATTGTTGTCTAGCAAAACCAATAATTTCAgttattctttatttactGACTTGCTAGGGGATGCCTCTGATCCAGATTTATCAACTGCGCCATATGGTTCTCCCGCTCCACGGCTATCTTCACGATGTG from Drosophila subpulchrella strain 33 F10 #4 breed RU33 chromosome 2L, RU_Dsub_v1.1 Primary Assembly, whole genome shotgun sequence includes:
- the LOC119547440 gene encoding engulfment and cell motility protein 1, producing MIPKKTTVKDSHIVKIAVERENHMAQLINLDQRHPLASKIQDICNGWSISDHQNYALQFCESNNQKYVTEKNRNEIKNGSVLRLQYSPSKTASDAMEILLNGSPQEKAQRLKELTSLSTDHTFALEFIKEKGLDTLIKMIEDPGQNNEDILKYSLASFVELMEHGTVSWEVPENSFVARNIEIVRNFQKYPTNCGESALSNLENIVMCSNKHVLVAADIKLQDILRLLQEVNSPVMRQNAIALLNALFVKADESRRRTIAHTISAKQFRLALIGNGLGTEMTHQLYVLQTLTLGLLEKRMRMKMNAQDQDAHEKIKELRRIAFDDHTNALNQNDDHIRRGGGSGAGNVNFSQYYKKLGFKCDINPAQDFIETPPGILALDCMVYFARNYTQQYAKIVRENSCRADEHECPFGRTSIELVKVLCDILRIGEPPAEQSGDFQPMFFTHDSPFEEFFCICVITLNRTWKDMRATAEDFTTTFSVVREQIQRTLKCRPENLEDFRNKIALLTYQQITTLRQQERTSKEECDSTASAIVKLKEKISPHILELIKQQRLSFLVEGTHFAKYLRGTRTKDKFWYARLSPNHKVIHYGDCDEKTIPTMEELPKKLPISEIKQLLEGKECPHMKETRIRKSAVNLAFSITFENMEHSTLDFVAPDESIFNYWTDGINALLGQPMVSKQKNEDFDTLLSMEIKLRLLDTEGVDISKDPPPIPEDPENYDFCFES